A single window of Sphingobacterium sp. ML3W DNA harbors:
- a CDS encoding family 43 glycosylhydrolase: MKTRKWQLARILITFFAANMIGQAIGQEYKSGPAEKDFVGYLFAYFKGNAVADESVCFAVSTDGYTYRALNNNQPVSDSKLISTTGGVRDPHILRGENGQSYYMVLTDMTSSKGWDSNRALILLKSDDLIHWEHHVINIQDRFKGHESLKRVWAPQTIYDPAVNKYMVYWSMKHGDGADIIYYAYANSDFTDFESEPKVLFVPKNGKSCIDGDIINKNGLFYMFYKTEGHGNGLRLALTDSLTSGKWIEQPGYKQQTTDAVEGSSVFKLNQSDRYILMYDVYGKGKYQFCESEDLDRFKVIDHDVSMDFHPRHGSIIPLSRSEFKTVTDRWGTPKDITVPNRKNPILDGFYADPDVLYSNKTKKYYIYPTSDGFDGWGGYYFKTFSSDDLKEWKDEGVILDLKKDVPWGTRNAWAPTITEKKVKRDYKYYYYFTAAQKIGVAVADEPTGPFKDSGKPLIDFKPDGIKGGQEIDPAVFNDPKSGKSYLYWGNGYLAVAELNKDMVSIKQNTMKTLKIDGTFREGIYVIYRNGTYYFFWSEDDTRSENYRVRYGTSSSPMGEIHIPENNIVLEKDPAKGIYGTGHNSVLQIPGTDEWYIVYHRFNYPDGIHMGDAAGYNREVCMDKLEFNTDGTIKKVIPTH, from the coding sequence ATGAAGACAAGAAAATGGCAGCTAGCCAGAATCTTAATTACTTTTTTTGCCGCTAACATGATCGGTCAGGCAATCGGTCAGGAATATAAATCCGGTCCTGCCGAAAAGGACTTTGTCGGTTACCTATTTGCGTATTTTAAAGGCAATGCAGTAGCAGATGAATCTGTTTGTTTTGCTGTTAGTACCGATGGTTATACCTATCGCGCATTGAACAACAATCAACCTGTCTCGGACTCAAAGCTTATCAGTACAACGGGTGGAGTACGCGATCCACATATTTTGAGAGGGGAGAACGGTCAGTCTTACTATATGGTGCTGACCGATATGACCTCATCAAAAGGTTGGGATTCTAATCGTGCTTTGATATTGTTAAAATCGGATGATCTTATTCATTGGGAACATCATGTAATTAATATTCAAGATCGATTTAAAGGTCATGAAAGTTTGAAGCGCGTTTGGGCTCCACAAACCATATATGACCCCGCTGTTAATAAATATATGGTTTACTGGTCAATGAAGCATGGCGATGGTGCTGATATCATTTACTATGCTTATGCTAATAGCGACTTCACTGATTTTGAATCTGAACCTAAAGTACTGTTTGTTCCTAAAAATGGTAAATCTTGTATCGATGGTGATATTATCAATAAGAATGGGCTATTCTATATGTTTTACAAAACTGAAGGACATGGTAATGGTCTTAGGTTGGCTTTGACGGATTCTCTTACTTCTGGAAAATGGATTGAGCAGCCTGGTTATAAACAACAGACTACTGACGCTGTTGAAGGATCGAGTGTGTTTAAACTTAATCAATCAGATCGATACATTTTAATGTATGATGTGTATGGGAAAGGTAAGTATCAGTTCTGCGAATCGGAGGATTTGGATCGTTTCAAGGTGATTGATCATGACGTTAGCATGGATTTTCATCCGCGACACGGTTCTATTATTCCATTGTCAAGAAGTGAATTTAAAACAGTGACAGATCGTTGGGGTACACCAAAGGATATCACAGTGCCAAATCGAAAAAATCCCATATTGGATGGGTTCTATGCAGATCCAGATGTTCTGTATTCCAATAAAACAAAGAAGTATTATATCTATCCAACGAGTGATGGATTTGATGGCTGGGGAGGTTATTATTTTAAGACTTTTTCTTCCGATGATTTGAAAGAGTGGAAAGATGAAGGTGTTATTCTGGATTTGAAAAAAGACGTGCCTTGGGGAACCCGCAACGCCTGGGCTCCAACCATAACGGAAAAAAAGGTCAAGAGAGATTATAAATATTACTATTATTTCACTGCCGCGCAAAAGATAGGCGTTGCTGTTGCTGATGAGCCTACAGGTCCATTTAAGGATTCAGGAAAACCCTTGATCGATTTTAAACCTGATGGTATTAAAGGTGGACAGGAAATTGATCCAGCAGTTTTTAATGATCCGAAATCTGGCAAAAGTTATTTGTATTGGGGAAATGGTTATCTAGCTGTTGCAGAATTGAACAAGGATATGGTATCAATTAAACAAAATACCATGAAAACATTAAAGATTGATGGTACATTTCGTGAGGGTATATATGTTATTTACCGAAATGGAACTTATTATTTCTTCTGGTCTGAGGATGATACCCGAAGTGAGAACTATCGGGTACGTTATGGTACGTCATCATCACCAATGGGAGAGATCCATATCCCGGAGAATAACATTGTTCTTGAAAAAGATCCTGCAAAAGGAATTTATGGTACGGGACATAATTCTGTATTGCAAATACCAGGTACCGATGAATGGTATATCGTCTATCACCGATTTAATTATCCTGATGGCATACATATGGGTGATGCAGCAGGTTATAACCGGGAGGTATGTATGGATAAGTTGGAATTCAACACGGATGGAACCATTAAAAAAGTAATTCCTACACATTAG
- a CDS encoding DUF3823 domain-containing protein has product MKIKFLTVLTAILGLLVVGCEYDNFETPKDLLTGKVVFEGKAVGVRNNGPELELWQDGYPLKSLIPVYINQAGEFSASLFKGKYKLVRKGNSPWLRQSTDTIDVNVDGNTVLDVPVTPYFLVENESFQTTNGQLSANFTIKKTVESSNLDQVKVFLRKSMLTDHVVFDQEIKIDLNNIVLGAETRVTAQLSTGLKDQDYIFARVGVKASSSEEYTYTPVQKIILK; this is encoded by the coding sequence ATGAAAATAAAATTTTTAACAGTACTAACTGCTATACTAGGTCTTTTGGTAGTTGGTTGTGAATATGATAATTTTGAAACACCTAAAGATTTGTTAACCGGAAAAGTAGTTTTTGAGGGTAAAGCTGTCGGTGTTCGCAATAATGGTCCTGAACTGGAGTTATGGCAGGATGGTTATCCTTTAAAATCATTGATTCCGGTATATATCAATCAAGCAGGTGAGTTTTCTGCCAGCTTATTTAAAGGAAAGTATAAATTAGTCCGAAAAGGAAATTCACCATGGCTTCGCCAATCGACCGATACGATTGATGTAAATGTGGATGGAAATACAGTTCTGGATGTACCCGTTACTCCTTATTTTTTGGTGGAAAATGAAAGTTTTCAGACAACAAACGGTCAACTATCGGCAAACTTTACCATCAAAAAAACCGTTGAGTCTTCCAATCTGGATCAAGTAAAGGTTTTCTTGCGGAAATCTATGTTGACCGATCATGTCGTTTTCGATCAGGAAATTAAAATTGATCTTAACAACATCGTGCTTGGAGCGGAAACACGTGTTACCGCACAGTTGTCTACTGGATTGAAAGACCAGGATTATATTTTTGCGCGTGTGGGTGTGAAGGCTTCCTCATCGGAAGAGTATACTTACACTCCTGTACAAAAGATAATCTTAAAGTAA